One genomic window of Clostridiisalibacter paucivorans DSM 22131 includes the following:
- a CDS encoding C40 family peptidase, whose translation MAVNPAFLKTVAKIAVTAVRDERTRQVILVACLVPFIIILLVLSSPFAIFFSVTGDGGNADAISIHQTMDSLKNQFEEKIREEKEDDTVDEFYTVIMGSEDNTIIDNSADVLIAYSVKYNVTNKDAEQMAVLTDNQISKLENVFWDMNQITSKIETVKEKKTYTTTNKKGKKITKTKTITKKIKTIYIDCLSAEEIASIYNFDKTQLRVIEEMKKSGIVAFVGNNISMTTLNKEQIAEIKELLPEDLSIEREHIVETACSILGKVNYFWGGKSKAIGWDNRWGKLMTVTSKGSPTTGSKRPFGLDCSGYVTWVFVNMGIPAESINETIGQGTTQQWNLSNNISENLVLPGDLAFLAVPGTRKVNHIGIVVGKDKKGSILVAHCASGANNVVVKTAESVGFMYYRRPAVLME comes from the coding sequence ATGGCAGTTAATCCAGCATTTTTAAAAACAGTTGCAAAAATTGCAGTAACAGCAGTTAGGGATGAAAGAACAAGACAGGTTATACTAGTAGCCTGTCTTGTTCCATTTATAATAATTTTACTTGTACTAAGTTCTCCCTTTGCAATATTCTTTTCCGTAACAGGAGATGGAGGAAATGCAGATGCTATTTCAATACACCAAACAATGGATTCTTTAAAAAATCAATTTGAAGAAAAAATAAGAGAAGAAAAGGAAGATGATACAGTAGATGAATTTTATACTGTAATCATGGGAAGTGAAGATAATACTATCATAGATAATTCAGCAGATGTCTTAATAGCTTATTCTGTAAAATACAATGTAACAAATAAAGATGCAGAGCAAATGGCAGTATTAACAGATAATCAGATTAGTAAATTAGAAAATGTATTTTGGGATATGAACCAAATCACCTCAAAGATAGAAACCGTCAAAGAAAAAAAGACTTATACCACAACAAATAAGAAGGGTAAAAAGATCACTAAGACAAAAACCATTACCAAAAAGATAAAAACAATCTATATTGATTGCTTATCAGCTGAAGAAATTGCATCAATCTATAATTTTGATAAAACACAATTAAGAGTAATAGAAGAGATGAAGAAAAGTGGTATTGTTGCATTTGTAGGTAACAACATCAGTATGACTACTTTAAATAAAGAGCAAATAGCAGAAATAAAAGAGCTTTTGCCTGAAGATTTGTCCATAGAAAGAGAACATATCGTAGAAACAGCATGCAGTATTCTTGGAAAAGTCAATTACTTTTGGGGAGGAAAAAGTAAAGCTATAGGATGGGACAATAGATGGGGAAAATTAATGACAGTTACTTCAAAGGGAAGTCCTACTACGGGAAGCAAAAGACCATTTGGGCTTGATTGTTCAGGCTATGTAACATGGGTATTTGTTAATATGGGTATCCCTGCTGAGAGTATAAATGAAACCATAGGTCAAGGAACAACACAACAATGGAATTTATCCAATAATATATCTGAAAACTTAGTATTGCCTGGTGACTTAGCATTCTTGGCAGTGCCAGGAACAAGAAAGGTGAATCATATAGGCATTGTTGTAGGAAAAGACAAAAAAGGAAGTATTCTAGTGGCTCACTGTGCTTCAGGAGCTAATAACGTAGTCGTAAAAACAGCAGAAAGTGTAGGTTTTATGTACTATAGACGACCAGCAGTACTAATGGAATAA
- a CDS encoding DUF6550 family protein, translating to MKKMNMKTKRVMLISTFLVIGIALVGAIYIKTNTKNMNEDILIREKENDNTVVDTIEEPEKDEEKIEVPEIREEEVIKDIDNKVEKEVIEEPLPKEPEKPKSTPPEKKPQTKDDVEDITKEPEYDEEEVIYIPQEKDEPKTEKNPAPKDNEEDNLVPESENPFLQDNIPNNGDGGEMKGEDLGDGEWGTGDKF from the coding sequence ATGAAAAAAATGAATATGAAAACTAAAAGAGTAATGTTGATATCAACTTTTTTAGTCATAGGAATTGCTCTTGTTGGAGCAATTTATATAAAAACTAACACTAAAAATATGAATGAAGATATATTGATAAGGGAAAAAGAAAATGATAATACGGTTGTTGATACTATAGAAGAACCAGAAAAAGATGAAGAAAAAATAGAAGTTCCTGAAATTAGAGAAGAGGAAGTTATTAAAGATATAGATAATAAAGTAGAAAAAGAAGTTATAGAAGAGCCCCTACCAAAGGAACCTGAAAAACCTAAAAGTACCCCACCTGAAAAGAAGCCTCAAACAAAAGATGATGTTGAAGATATAACAAAAGAACCTGAATATGACGAAGAAGAAGTAATCTATATCCCTCAAGAAAAGGATGAGCCTAAGACTGAAAAAAATCCTGCACCTAAAGATAATGAAGAAGACAATCTAGTGCCTGAATCTGAAAATCCATTTCTCCAAGACAATATTCCTAATAATGGTGATGGAGGAGAGATGAAAGGCGAAGACTTAGGAGATGGAGAATGGGGGACTGGAGACAAATTTTAG
- a CDS encoding GNAT family N-acetyltransferase → MDQSYIAGLFVSNQYQSTGIGSKLIEKCKQYYKTLRLDVYAKNLKAIEFYKKHEFEIEQEKENEDTKETEYLMIWESKNK, encoded by the coding sequence ATAGATCAATCATATATTGCAGGATTATTTGTTTCCAATCAATATCAGTCTACAGGAATAGGAAGTAAATTGATTGAAAAATGCAAGCAGTATTATAAGACTTTAAGATTAGATGTTTATGCTAAAAATTTAAAAGCCATAGAGTTTTATAAGAAGCATGAATTTGAAATAGAACAGGAAAAAGAAAATGAAGATACTAAAGAAACAGAGTATTTAATGATATGGGAATCGAAAAATAAATAA
- a CDS encoding ABC-three component system protein → MSRGNLIKELQNKYREGNIVPFLGAGLSIPFNIPDWNELIKECAVDMGIENVSEMPSLVDMLNFNLKNYDYWEAVRLIKKYLNRSEEDIQEFIVNKINDSIPDELINIDNNYEDLGKYGFNLYFTTNYDHIMSKYLNSNFMPVNLKDVQSNIQSLINNSKTKRIFHLHGNISDSSSIVISHEKYKELYDDNVYKSLFSVFSGVKTFLFIGFSFNDVFIQNIIKDNNEYFKSKHYIILPKPTNENIRHLKQNYNIETIPYNPEDSSHCEEIRKILIDICSNTTNNIGVEEIHEEDLILDKLPNKEEKSLLEKNIFCQKLRIEDIDELKVDYSKECFFTAEQYFRWLKKSGIKGNSTFADHFLALTYMKYRELLISLYSDEKNSDNFFKAVHKAMIKLEFSKLNNRINYENMPNEINKQGFIHILADDLESEKEVWWGEKRLGQE, encoded by the coding sequence ATGAGTAGAGGGAATTTAATTAAGGAATTGCAAAACAAATATAGAGAAGGAAATATTGTTCCTTTTTTAGGTGCGGGATTATCCATTCCATTTAATATACCTGATTGGAATGAATTAATAAAAGAATGTGCAGTGGATATGGGTATAGAAAATGTTTCAGAAATGCCTTCTTTAGTGGATATGCTGAACTTTAATCTTAAAAATTATGATTATTGGGAAGCCGTTAGATTGATAAAGAAATATTTGAATCGAAGTGAAGAAGATATTCAAGAATTTATAGTAAATAAAATTAATGATAGCATACCTGATGAATTAATTAACATTGATAATAACTATGAAGACTTGGGTAAATATGGATTCAACTTGTATTTTACAACAAATTATGACCATATTATGTCTAAGTATTTAAATTCTAACTTTATGCCAGTTAATTTGAAGGATGTACAATCAAATATTCAGTCATTAATTAATAATTCTAAGACAAAGCGGATTTTTCATCTACATGGCAATATTAGTGATAGCAGTAGCATTGTTATTAGTCATGAAAAATATAAAGAATTATATGATGACAACGTATATAAATCACTATTTTCTGTCTTTTCAGGAGTTAAAACATTCTTGTTCATTGGATTTTCTTTTAATGATGTATTTATACAAAATATTATCAAAGATAATAATGAATATTTTAAATCAAAGCATTACATTATTTTGCCAAAACCTACGAATGAAAACATTCGTCATTTAAAGCAAAATTATAACATTGAGACTATACCTTATAATCCAGAAGATTCATCACATTGCGAGGAAATACGCAAAATACTAATTGATATTTGTAGCAATACTACTAATAATATTGGTGTAGAAGAAATACATGAAGAAGACCTTATCCTTGATAAGTTACCAAATAAGGAAGAGAAGTCGCTATTAGAAAAAAACATATTTTGCCAGAAACTTAGAATAGAAGATATTGATGAATTAAAAGTGGATTATAGTAAAGAATGTTTTTTTACTGCTGAACAATATTTTCGATGGCTAAAAAAATCTGGGATAAAAGGTAATAGCACGTTTGCAGATCATTTCCTTGCGTTAACATACATGAAATATAGAGAGTTATTAATTTCATTATATTCTGATGAAAAAAATAGTGATAACTTTTTTAAAGCGGTTCATAAAGCAATGATTAAATTAGAGTTTTCAAAATTGAACAATCGTATTAATTATGAAAATATGCCAAATGAAATCAACAAGCAAGGATTTATTCATATATTGGCAGATGATCTTGAATCTGAAAAAGAAGTATGGTGGGGTGAAAAAAGACTTGGACAAGAGTAA
- a CDS encoding DUF4320 family protein produces MKKILASNRGEGYIDAAVIVIVAMLVIAMGVKVYPVFIVKNELNTFVGELARVAEIEGGVGRETRAKEKELKVNMGIAPDVKWSRTGKIQLNEEFNVVASHTVNIGFFEFGSFPITLKAKATGRSEVYYK; encoded by the coding sequence ATGAAAAAGATATTAGCGTCAAACCGTGGAGAAGGCTATATAGATGCAGCTGTGATAGTCATTGTGGCAATGCTTGTTATAGCAATGGGTGTCAAAGTATATCCTGTATTTATTGTTAAAAATGAATTAAATACCTTTGTAGGAGAGCTAGCAAGAGTTGCCGAGATAGAAGGAGGAGTAGGACGTGAAACAAGGGCTAAAGAAAAGGAACTAAAAGTGAATATGGGAATTGCTCCAGATGTAAAGTGGTCGAGAACAGGAAAAATTCAGCTCAATGAAGAATTTAACGTAGTTGCTAGTCATACAGTGAACATAGGTTTTTTTGAATTTGGATCATTTCCTATTACCCTTAAAGCAAAAGCAACTGGTAGATCGGAGGTATATTACAAATGA
- a CDS encoding type II secretion system F family protein has protein sequence MNSMILMAFLGLITGSFILIQTSPFEMIRDIAKLFDKKEQSIKSKVKNATSTKKKKGIRKLMEETKDILKATNKEDRFTMICTISFALLVIGVFVAVLMNNMFLIPVLSIGFALLPFWYVKFTAGKWKKELNSELETALSVITTSYIRSESIITAIDENINYINPPVHDVFKAFLTQTKLINSNIKIALEGLKYKIDSAVFHEWIDGVIDCQEDKNLKSTLTPIVSKLSDMRIVSAELDYLLYEPIKEFITMAILLVGNIPLMYFLNKDWFNTLMFTTIGKFVLAICAVVIFISLAAVIRLSKPVEFKR, from the coding sequence ATGAATAGCATGATTTTAATGGCTTTTTTAGGATTAATAACAGGATCATTTATATTAATTCAAACATCCCCTTTTGAAATGATAAGAGATATAGCAAAGCTATTTGACAAAAAAGAGCAGTCAATAAAAAGCAAAGTTAAAAATGCCACTTCAACTAAAAAGAAAAAAGGGATACGAAAATTAATGGAAGAAACAAAGGATATATTAAAAGCTACCAATAAAGAAGACCGTTTTACAATGATTTGTACCATATCCTTTGCTCTATTGGTAATAGGGGTATTTGTGGCAGTATTAATGAACAACATGTTTTTAATTCCAGTACTATCAATAGGTTTTGCATTATTGCCCTTTTGGTATGTAAAATTTACAGCTGGTAAATGGAAAAAGGAATTAAATAGTGAATTGGAAACTGCTTTATCTGTAATTACCACATCTTATATCCGTAGTGAAAGCATTATTACTGCCATTGATGAAAATATTAATTATATTAATCCACCTGTACATGATGTATTTAAAGCCTTTCTAACACAAACCAAGTTAATTAATTCTAATATAAAAATAGCCCTTGAAGGATTGAAATATAAGATAGATAGTGCTGTTTTTCATGAATGGATAGATGGGGTAATTGATTGCCAAGAGGATAAAAATCTTAAAAGTACATTAACTCCCATTGTATCAAAGTTATCCGATATGAGGATTGTATCAGCAGAGTTAGATTATCTACTGTATGAGCCAATAAAAGAGTTTATCACCATGGCAATTCTATTAGTTGGGAATATACCTTTGATGTATTTTTTAAACAAGGATTGGTTCAATACACTGATGTTTACTACTATTGGTAAATTTGTACTTGCCATTTGTGCTGTTGTAATTTTCATATCCCTTGCAGCGGTTATTAGATTATCAAAGCCTGTGGAGTTTAAAAGATAG